GTAAAAAACTAACCTTCACTCGACGCCCGCGCAATCGTGACCCAAACATCCGCCTGTTATAAATCAAGGTCGCCACATCAGCCTCTGGGTACATCTTCAAAAGCTCATACAACACCAATTCGGCGCCGCCGTTTTTGACATTGAGCCAATCATGCAGTATCAGCATTTTTGTTGAATTACGCGCCATCATGCCCCCGCTCACGCCCAGCACCATAGCTCAAGCCGGCGAGGGCCCACCAAATAATCGCTAGCGTTGAATCAGCCCAGGTGTGTAGGAATAGATTTGCGATCAAAATACCAACCAGACTTGCAAATAATACTTTTGAAACGCGGTCGCTCGCAAGCCACCACGTCCGCCATAGCTCGACAACCAGCATCGCATAGGTAGCAGCTCCAAACCAACCAACTTCGAGAAGCAGCTGCACAAACCAATTCTCAGTTACGACAAAATTACCACCATACTTACTCGCCGGTCCGGCAGAGCCAAACCCTTGCCCGAAAGGACTCTGAGCGACCAGTTGCATCCCCTGCTGCCACGCATACACGTGCCCCTCATCTGAACCAATGATTACCCCCCCCTGATTAACCTCGCCGCGGCTAAAGTAGCGCTGAATAAACGACCCCGGCACGCGCACGAGCTCTTGTACCCAAGTCCAGACTGCCATAGTTGATATCACACCCATCAGTACATACCATGGTTGATATTTACGAGGAACGTACAGCCCCAGAAGAACCAGACATGCGATCAAGAGACCAATCATGGCACTACGCGAGAAGGTCACAGCTAATGCCGCCGCTGCGATCACCGCGCCACTCGCAGCGGTTAAGCGTTTCTGGCGTTGTTCTGCGGTCAGTGCGATTGCTAGTAGCCATAATGTCGGTAATATGAGATAGGCACCCAGCTGATTCGGACCCCCCAATGTAGCAAATGTGCGACCGAATTCACCCCCAAAGTTCACACTCTGATAGGCATTAATAGTGTCTGATGAATACCCAACTGATTGCAGCCACGCGGTTGGAACAATGAAAAACTGAATCAAGGCCAAAACCGATACCACGAGCGCTACACCAAGCACCAAGGCACGCACCCGACGCCACCGTACAATCGAAGCAAATGGCTGTACCGCTAGAAACAGAACCCACGGCAAGACTGTTGTCTTAACTCCTGCAAAGAACGCGATGGAAAGATCCAAGCCTGCATGAGTGAATGCGCCGACAACACCAAACAGTATCGTGGCTAGCACGAGCCAGTTGGCCGGCCGATATACCCATTGCCAGCCATCATAGACACTCTTTATGAGCGCCAGGAAGCACAAAGCAATAATCAAAACTTCTTTCCAGCTAGCAAATATAAGCTGTGAGCCGATAAAATATCCCAGTACCACCACTACAAAAGCATGAAATGGCATGCCGATCAAAAGCGCATACACAATACCACGCGCTATAGCCTGCAGGGATGCCCCAGAAATGAGACGATTACTTTGACTCTGAGAGGGGTGCTTTTTGGTCGTTCGGCGTGGCATACGTAGCTAGCCTATCGATTACTCATCACACTACGAATGTAGTCATCAAGATTTTCGAGCGCAATGCCAGTACCGCGTGCGACGGCCAGCATGGGCTCGTCTGCTACATACGCCGGTACACCAGTTACTTTTGTCATCAACTTGTCGATATTGCGCAAGAGCGAACCCCCACCAGTCATCACCATACCTCGATCGATGATGTCAGAACTCAGCTCCGGTGGCGTTTGCTCGAGTACAGCCTTGACTGCGGCAATAATGCCGTCCAGCTCATCACTCATTGCCTGAGTGACTTCATCGCTATCGAGCTTAATCGTCTTTGGAAGCCCGGCAATCATATCTCTCCCCCGGATTTGCATCGTCAGCGGCACTTCAAGCGGCAGGGCGGACCCTATCTGCTTCTTGATGTCTTCGGCGGTTTGATCACCAATTATCAGGCCATATTTTCGACGGATATAGTCCGCAATCGCCATATCAATCTTATTGCCACCAATGCGTACTGAGTTTTGAGCAACAATGCCACCGAGCGACAAGATCGCTACCTCGGTCGTACCGCCACCAATATCAACAATCAGATTCCCGGCCGGCGCGGCAATTGGCACGCCTGCGCCAATTGCCGCCGCAACTGGCTC
This portion of the bacterium genome encodes:
- a CDS encoding O-antigen ligase family protein; the protein is MPRRTTKKHPSQSQSNRLISGASLQAIARGIVYALLIGMPFHAFVVVVLGYFIGSQLIFASWKEVLIIALCFLALIKSVYDGWQWVYRPANWLVLATILFGVVGAFTHAGLDLSIAFFAGVKTTVLPWVLFLAVQPFASIVRWRRVRALVLGVALVVSVLALIQFFIVPTAWLQSVGYSSDTINAYQSVNFGGEFGRTFATLGGPNQLGAYLILPTLWLLAIALTAEQRQKRLTAASGAVIAAAALAVTFSRSAMIGLLIACLVLLGLYVPRKYQPWYVLMGVISTMAVWTWVQELVRVPGSFIQRYFSRGEVNQGGVIIGSDEGHVYAWQQGMQLVAQSPFGQGFGSAGPASKYGGNFVVTENWFVQLLLEVGWFGAATYAMLVVELWRTWWLASDRVSKVLFASLVGILIANLFLHTWADSTLAIIWWALAGLSYGAGRERGHDGA
- a CDS encoding rod shape-determining protein, translating into MHRKRIAIDLGTANVLVYVPKKGIVANEPSVVAVSVDDNRIVAIGNEAKEMLGRTPDIITASRPLREGVIADYRITQAMLKFFIDKVSGSIRLARPELMISVPAGVTSTERRAVIDAALAAGAKKAHIIREPVAAAIGAGVPIAAPAGNLIVDIGGGTTEVAILSLGGIVAQNSVRIGGNKIDMAIADYIRRKYGLIIGDQTAEDIKKQIGSALPLEVPLTMQIRGRDMIAGLPKTIKLDSDEVTQAMSDELDGIIAAVKAVLEQTPPELSSDIIDRGMVMTGGGSLLRNIDKLMTKVTGVPAYVADEPMLAVARGTGIALENLDDYIRSVMSNR